The Methanothrix sp. nucleotide sequence TCTACGAGAAAATAATCTACGGGCATGAACACATCAGCATCGCCTCGCTCCCTGATATGGCAGACAGGACTGTTACCATAAACGGCTTCTCGAAGTCATACGCAATGACCGGCTGGAGGCTGGGATACCTCACAGGTCCGAGGGATCTGCTGAAGTGGGTGAGCAGGCTTCTCTCGCACTCTGTCTCTCATCCAACCACCTTCGTGCAGTGGGCGGGGATTGCAGCTCTCGAGGGGCCCCAGGATGCTGTGAGGAGGATGACTGAGGAGTTCAGGGCAAGAAGAGATCTGCTTGTGGAGGGTCTGAGATCGCTGGGGATAAGATGCGCGCTTCCGGGAGGGGCTTTCTACACATTCCCAGACGTATCCCACCTTGGCGGAGGGGATGCCTTCGCTGAGCGTTTGCTTAAGGAGGCGAAGATTGCGGTCACCCCGGGATCCGCATTCGGCCCTGGTGGGGAGGATTACGTGAGGATATCCTATGCGACATCGATAGATCGCCTCAGAGAGGCGCTGGAGCGCATTGAGAGCATGCTGAACGGCTAGCCGCACTGCAGATCTGAAAGAGCCAAGAGGATTGCCAGGGGCGTTCGGGCCGAGATGCCCGTGTGGAGCTCAGAGGTATTAGGTGCGCCCCTTTAGTCTGTCTTTTTTCCGGATTCACAAATGCATCACAAAAAAATTATATAAGATTGCGAGAACTGCTCCCTTCAGATGGTATACACATACTCAGTTTCCGAGCTCTGCACCAGGATCCAGGACAGGATATCGGGAGATGTGAGGCTTCACGATGTCTGGGCGCGTGGCGAGCTCTCGAATGTTGTGAACCACAGCTCAGGCCATAGGTACTTCACACTGAAGGACTCTGAGGCCCAGATCTCATGTGTCATGTTCAGAGCATACGCCTCTGACCTCGATTTCGTTCTCAGAGACGGAATGAACGTCAGGGTATTCGGTGATGTGGGATTCTACAAGGCAAAGGGCAACGTCCAGCTTCAGGTGCGGTTGATCTCTCCGGACACGGGCATCGGGAGGAGCGCGATGGAGCTCGAATCCATCAGGAGAAGACTGGCCGCAGAGGGACTGTTCGCTCCTGAGAGAAAGAGGCAGCTTCCCAGGTATCCTGAGAGGATCGGGATCGTCACATCGATGGATGGGGCTGCGCTTCGCGATGTTATTTTCTCTCTGGGAAAGTATCCTGCAAGGATCATGCTCTCTCCGGCGATCGTACAGGGGGATGCAGCAGCTCAGAGCATGATATCTGCGCTGAGGGCACTGCGCGGGAGGGCGGACGTCATAATACTCTGCAGGGGTGGTGGCTCCGCTGAGGACCTGTCCCCGTTCAACGACGAGCACCTCGCCCGGGCGATAGCTGAGTGCGATGCCCCTGTCATCTCAGCAGTAGGTCATGAGGTGGATGTCACAATCGCCGATCTGGTCGCGGATGCGAGGGCGTCGACACCAACAGCTGCCGCGAAGCTCGCAGTGCCTGATGCAGAGGAGATCAGGCTCCGCCTGCGAAATCTGGAGGATCGCATGACGTGGGCGATCGATTCGCATCTGGAACGGCTCAGATCGAGACTTGATTACCTAGGCAGGGGCATAGGAGCCCGCCAGATGTATGCTCTCCTGGAGAGAAGAAAAATCAGGCTCCTGGATCTCTCCAGGAGACTTCCAGATGCTGAGAGATCGATCGTTGATTCGAGGGTGAGACGGCTCGAGATCGCCAGGGCAAGACTGGATTCCGCAAGCCCTCTCGCGGTGCTCTCGAGGGGCTACACCATGGTCATAGGCCCAGCCGGAGTCGTGTGCCGTGCAGCAGATCTCGACATGGGAGCGAACATCACGCTTGTGTTCTCAGACGGCGAGGCTTACTGCAGTGTAAACGGAATCAGGCTCCGGGAATCCGGTCGGGGAGGATCGGAGTGAGTCTTGATATCCGCACGGGCATCGCCATGTGTTGAGCGCTCTCAGGCATCGCCATGTGGGTGGTGAGCGCTCTGCGGCGTTCTCGTTAGATCTGATCTGAGACCCCTCAGATCACAGGCAGCCAGATAGCTGCGCATCCGCCTCAGCCAGCAGCGGAGCATCTGTGGTGCTCGTATCAGTTCTGATACCTTCTGTGGTTCAGAAGAGCCTCATAAGCTCCTCTGCTATTATCCTGTATCCGTCCTCGTTGGGGTGATCGAGACCAGGCAGCACAAGCGAGTCGAGCGGCGTGCCGGATCTCACGCGCTCCATCCAGGCCGCATAAACATCAACAAATCCCACACCCATCGCGGCTGCGATCTCCCCCATCGCACGGTAATAATCGAGCACGAGTTTGTCGTAGTAGGGGGTGAGCAGAGGCTGTGAGCTCAGAAGGATTATCTCGCTGCCGCACTTTGAGAGTATTATCTCCACCATCCTCGAGATATTTGATCTGAACTCATCCAGGCTGATCCCGTAGGCCGCGTCGTTGATGCCGAAGTTTATCGTGACCAGATCAGGTCTGTGGTAGAGAACCGAGAGCCTCAGACGCGCCAGCCCATCCCTGCTCGTATCCCCTGAGACGCCCTCGTTGTGCATCTCTATCCTGGCATCAGGATATTTCTCCTGAAGCGCCTGCCTCCAGAAGTGCGGAAAGCCATGCCTCACCGCGTATCCCGCTGTGATCGAGTCGCCGAATGCAACTATCACGACATGACCTCCAGCCCGCAGCGCATCAACCGTCCGTCTGGTGAATCGACTCATGATTGCTGGATGGATGCTGCAGACTTAACACTTACCTCAGACATAGCCCCTTTCATGCGTCTGATCAGATCCTCGAGCTGATCGAGCTCGTTTCTCCCTATGAGATCAACACATGCAGAGCCGACTATGACGCCGTCCGCGCCGGCATGGAGGAGCTCTGCAGCATGCTCCGGCCTGGAGACTCCGAAACCAACGGCTCTTGGAATGACCGGGGGCACCCTCTCTATCAGATGCTTCGTGGACTCCTGGAGATCCGCGCTTGCTCCCGTGACCCCGGATCTGGCGACGAGGTACACAAAACCTGTGCTCAGGGAGATTATCTCAAGGATGCGTTTATCAGGAGTGTTCGGAGCTATCATGTTTATGAGATCTATGCCATGCCGGCTCGCCGCCTCCCTGAGTGGGCGCGATTCC carries:
- a CDS encoding SGNH/GDSL hydrolase family protein, translating into MIVAFGDSITAGYAVRHGFPHFWRQALQEKYPDARIEMHNEGVSGDTSRDGLARLRLSVLYHRPDLVTINFGINDAAYGISLDEFRSNISRMVEIILSKCGSEIILLSSQPLLTPYYDKLVLDYYRAMGEIAAAMGVGFVDVYAAWMERVRSGTPLDSLVLPGLDHPNEDGYRIIAEELMRLF
- the xseA gene encoding exodeoxyribonuclease VII large subunit; its protein translation is MVYTYSVSELCTRIQDRISGDVRLHDVWARGELSNVVNHSSGHRYFTLKDSEAQISCVMFRAYASDLDFVLRDGMNVRVFGDVGFYKAKGNVQLQVRLISPDTGIGRSAMELESIRRRLAAEGLFAPERKRQLPRYPERIGIVTSMDGAALRDVIFSLGKYPARIMLSPAIVQGDAAAQSMISALRALRGRADVIILCRGGGSAEDLSPFNDEHLARAIAECDAPVISAVGHEVDVTIADLVADARASTPTAAAKLAVPDAEEIRLRLRNLEDRMTWAIDSHLERLRSRLDYLGRGIGARQMYALLERRKIRLLDLSRRLPDAERSIVDSRVRRLEIARARLDSASPLAVLSRGYTMVIGPAGVVCRAADLDMGANITLVFSDGEAYCSVNGIRLRESGRGGSE
- the trpA gene encoding tryptophan synthase subunit alpha, yielding MSLSEVFRRCKPLFVYICAGDPSPDETVEIAERITRAGADVLELGLPHSDPIADGPVIQAASQRAIAAGMNTDLYFDIASRIEGVPKVFMGYYNMVYRRGLERFASDCRASGICGMIVPDLPMEESRPLREAASRHGIDLINMIAPNTPDKRILEIISLSTGFVYLVARSGVTGASADLQESTKHLIERVPPVIPRAVGFGVSRPEHAAELLHAGADGVIVGSACVDLIGRNELDQLEDLIRRMKGAMSEVSVKSAASIQQS